CACCTGGCCCTTCCTGGCGGGCTTCGCCGTCACCGGCGCCCTCGTCACCAAGCTCACCGctgggttcaccgaggaggaCCTCAGGGCCTCCAAGTTCGTCCAGGCGCACAGGCGCTGAGCCCCTCACCTCAGCTCAGGTCACGTCACCCCCACCCCTCCCCGTCTCATCGTATGATCAGCCCTGATTCGGCGTCTGGTAGGTCTGCGCGTTCGTTCATCCCATTGGATTGGATTGGATCGGATTCAGCCCTGCCCGGCAAGGCTGTGTGAATTTAGATGCCTGCGCCTGCGTCGAATTTACCGTGCGGATTTAGATGCCTGCGTCCTCGCGTGGATGCGCATAGCAATTCGGTGGACCTGCAGGTGCGGATTTAGATGCCTGCGTCCTCGCGTGGATGCGCATAGCAATTCGGTGGACCTGCAGCTCGTGTCATTGAAATGCCGTGCATTTTAACATGGGAAAGAAAATCATCATGGACGGCCGAATCATTCCATTTCCCTTCATCGTAGTCACATGCTACATGCCATTTCGCCTCCCCCTCTGCGCATGTGTGCTCGGGTTCAGCGGTTGTTTTCGCCTTCCCCTCTGCGCATAGCTATTTGTTTTGGCTTTTTGTAACTGGTCATGGACAGGGTTTGCTTTCCTGATTGGCCTAGCTGTTTTCCTTCAGATAAATTACTAGTAACCCTATGTTGTTACTACAAGCAGCGGTTGTGGTGTTGAGCTTTTCTTtccaatatactccctctgtaaactaatataattaagagtgtttagatcactactttagtgttctaaatgcttttatattagtttacagagggagtactatatagCATTACCAAGATGCTTCAGAAATCTGTTTTGTTGTCAGCAGTAATCATGTGCGATACTTCTGTGAACACTACATCTTTTGCGGCGATCTTTGTTATGGCTGATTGCTGAGCTAACTACGAGTTTATGCCAACataatttagtccatatgctgTAATAAAACCCTGACGTGTTGATCATTTTGTTTCCTCCAGGCTGGGACGAAGGAATGGCTCCCGCAATTTTCACTGAATTAGTCCCATCGACGTGTTTGACAGCTTTTTTTGTATGTCATTCGAATGAACTCGCTGAATGCAAGCCATAGCATACCCAAGTTTCTGTTGTAATTTTTTGTAATAAGAGGTTTCTAAATGCCTAAACCAAGAAATTAAATTCCAGCTTCTCAAGATGAGGTATCTTGGTTCTTATGCGGTTATATTGGCGGTGGGGATAACATTCATAAGGCGGTGTGGCTGGTGATCGATCTATCTATACAACcagttttgttttgttttgttttgctgaTTGCCTGATTCACCCTCTGTACTGCATCCTGTTCTATTATTTGCTGCACGCCCTGTAAATCACAATGAAAGCTTGTTGCTGTTGTTTTCATGTTTATTACTTCTGTTTTGAGGTATATCTGGAACAGATGTTGGTGTATTTGTTTGATTCAACAACGTTTGTCATCATTGAAAGAGCGAAGAAATGGTTGAGGGGATCAGAGGAACTGAAGGCTGATGGTGGACCGGGTTGATTTGTTGGCCGCAGTTTCGATGCCGGTGGTGGACGAGCTGGCGAGTGCCTGCGTGTTGCTCTGGCTTTGGCTCTGGCAGGATAGTGTGGCGAACCCGCCTTTGCCCGGTTCACTTTGCTACACAGTCCGGTTCACCTGGTACATAAACGGCAGGACTTTGTAGTTTCATACTGTTCGTCCAAGAGCAAACTGTGTACCGCCAGTCGGCTACCGTCTCTCTCTGTGTAAAGAGTTTAAGAGATCTGGTAGGTAATTCATCAATCAATAAAACAGCAGATTTGCCACCAACACCGTGGTATGTCAGAGTCTCTAGGCATAAGATCAGAGCAAAATAAACaaataagaaagaaaggcaaaaaagaaataaagaaaaaggTAAAACCCGCCTGCTGGTCTGGTAGAGATCGCAGGAAGTCCCACACGAAAAAACCCAGAAAACCGGGCTATTTTAGCACTAGGCGGGCGTGCACAAAGAAAATAATCGGTAGCTTTATTTTTTGAGATCAATAGCCGGGCCAGCCCATTTGCGGGAGTGCTGTAGTGCGACTAGAAGACCAGGGTAAACATATGGCCCATATATCGCGACATAGGCACCTGTTGAAGCCCAGATACTCGACTTAATTATAGGCATGCTATAAATACTAGTATGTTTTGATCTGTATACATTACAAAGAAGGATATTATTAGTCCCTTAAAAAGGATATTATTAATTGTAAACATAAATATACGTGCAACATTGGAAGGAAGTTACCATAATTAGCTTGGACGTGATCACTTCTCCCTCTCTATATATGGACATGCAGCAAAGCACCCATAAAAGTATACAACTTGCAATCGAAATGGGGGAGTGCACGAAGCGCGTCCACACGCTGTTGCTTCTTGTTCTTCTCCTATGCTTTGCTATTCATGGGGAGTGTAAGTGACTCTACGGGATGCAACACATTGTTCTTCTCGTGTCCTTCCTTTGGTTCTTCATGTGCGTTTCCTCACTTTGTCGATTTGTCTTGAATATTAATTGTGCAATATGTATGAATATATCTACAGGTGGACGCTTAGGCATGGAGAAGGATCATCCTGGGTGCTACAGGAGTAGCACTTTTCCACCCTGCAATCCTAATAAAAATAAATGCTATTGTTGTTTATACAATTGGACTTGCTACAAGTCGTTTGCTGAATGCGGGTCTGCTTGCCAtcctcccccctcttcctcctctgTACTACCATAAAATTATATTCTTGTACCGAATTGGAAAGATGGACGAATAAGACAATAAATTACTCCATCCGATTAAGTTTAGTTCAAAATTGCAACGCTTATTTTGGATCGAAGGGAGAAATAAGTTTGCATCTTTGTAGCCGGGCCATTTCCTTTTTTGCGGAACTCGCAGTTCCATCATCTTAGAAAACTAACTAGAAGCGGTCGCACGCTTTGCTGCGCCGTTTTTCTCTTGGCGTTTAGATTCTTAGTTTTTCCATATATGAAATTTTAAGTGGACATGGGATACCTGATAATAAGAACACTTACTAGCTCCAAAGCAACACGAGAAAGCCAATACATCGTCAATATGTATGGACATGGAAATATTGGTTATAACTTGTATACTGAGAATAGCCAGATGATATCAAAGTTGAAACAACCGGCATAGTCAACAAACTTGACAAACTACAACATAAAACAAGGTTGCTTTCATCATTGTCCATCCCCTCAATATGTCTCTGGTGTGGTTGGTCAGTAGTTCGATCCACAGTTTGTGCTCAAACGATATCCTGGCCGGACACTTGATGGCCGCTTCTGAACATGTAAATTGCCCACACTGTTACCCAAATTAAACTCCTCGTGCATCAATAAAATGTTattcatgttggaaatatgccctaaaggcaataataaaatggttattattatatttccttgttcatgataattgtctattgttcatgctataattgtgttatccgaaaatcgtaatacatgtgtgaatacatagaccacaacatgtccctagtgagcctctagttgactagctcgttgatcaacagatagtcatggtttcctgactatggacattggatgtcattgataacgggatcacatcattagaagaatgatgtgatggacaagacccaatcctaagcatagcacaagatcgtgtagttcgtttgctagagcttttccaaatgtcaagtatcatttccttagaccatgagattgtgcaactcccggataccataggagtgctttgggtgtgccaaacgtcacaacgtaactgggtgactataaaggtgcactacgggtatctccgaaagtgtctgttgggttggcacgaatcgagactgggatttgtcactccgtatgacggagaggtatctctgggcccactcggtaatgcatcatcataatgagctcaatgtgaccaagtgtttggtcatgggatcatgcattacggtacgagtaaagtgacttgccggtaacgagattgaacaaggtattgggataccgacgatcgaatctcgggcaagtaacgtaccgattgacaaagggaattgtatacaggattgattgaatcctcgacatcgtggttcatccgatgagatcatcgtggaacatgtgggagccaacatgggtatccagatcccgctgttggttattgaccggagagtcgtctcggtcatgtctgcatgtctcccgaccccgtagggtctacacacttaaggttcggtgacgctagggttgtagagagattagtatgcggaaatccgaaatttgttcggagtcccggatgagatcccggacgtcacgaggagttccggaatggtccggaggtgaagaattgtatataggaagtccagtttcggccaccgggaaagtttcgggggtcaccggtattgtaccgggaccaccggaagggtcccggggggtccaccgggtgaggccacctatcccggagggccccatgggctgaagtgggaggggaaccagcccctggtgggctggtgcgccccccttgggcctccccctgcgcctagggttggaaaccctaggggtggggggcgccccacttggcttggggggcaagccacccccttggccgccgccccccttggagattggatctcctagggccggcgcccccccaggggccctatataaagaggggggagggagggcagccacacccaagcccctggcacctccctctccctcccgtgacacctctccctctcgctgagcttggcgaagccctgccgagatccccgctgcttccaccaccacgccgtcgtgctgctggatctccatcaacctctccctcccccttgctggatcaagaaggaggagacgtcttccccaaccgtacgtgtgttgaacgcggaggtgccgtccgttcggcgctcggtcatcggtgatttggatcacgacgagtacgactccatcaaccccgttcacttgaacgcttccgctcgcgatctacaagggtatgtagatgcactctttttctctcgttgctagaagactccatagattgttcttggtgatgcgtagaattttttttaatttctgcaacgatctccaacagtggcatcatgagctaggtctatgcgtagtttctatgcacgagtagaacacaaagcagttgtgggcgtcgatattgtcaatttacttgccgttactagtcttatcttgattcggcggcatcgtgggatgaagcggcccggaccgaccttacacgtacgcttacgtgagacaggttccaccgactgacatgcactagttgcataaggtggctagcgggtgtctgtctctcccactttagtcggatcggattcgattaaaagggtccttatgaagggtaaatagaaattggcatatcacgttgtggttttggcgtaggtaagaaacgttcttgctaagaaacctatagcagccacgtaaaaatttgcaacaacaattagaggacgtctaacttgtttttgcagcatatgccgtgtgatgtgatatggccaaaaggatgtgatgaatgatatatgtgatgtatgagattgatcatgttcttgtaataggaatcacgacttgcatgtcgatgagtatgacaaccggcaggagccataggagttgtcttaatttatttatgacctgcgtgtcaacatataacgtcatgtaattactttcctttattgctaaaccgttagccatagtagtagaagtaataaatgacgagacaacttcatgaagacacgatgatggagatcatgatgatggagatcatggtgtcatgccggtgacgacgatgatcatggcgccccgaagatggagatcaaaaggagcaaaatgatattggccatatcatgtcactatttgattgcatgtgatgtttatcatgttttacatcttatttgcttagaacgacggtagcttaaataagatgatccctcgcaataatttcaagaaagtgttccccctaactgtgcgccGTTGCGAAGGTtagttgtttcgaagcaccacgtgatgatcgggtgtgatagattctaacgttcgaatacaacgggtgtaagccagatttacacacccaatacacttaggttgacttgacgagcctagcatgtacagacatggcctcagaacacggaagaccgaaaggtcgagcatgagtcgtatagaagatacgatcaacatgaagatgttcaccgatgttgactagtccgtctcacgtgatgatcggacacggcctagttgactcggatcatgtttcacttagatgactagagggatgtctatctgagtgggagttcattgaataatttgattagatgaacttaattatcatgaacttagtctaaaatctttacaatatgtcttgtagatcaaatggcccacgctaatgttgccctcaacttcaactcgttcctagagaaaaccaagctgaaagatgatggcagcaactatacggactgggtccggaacctgaggatcatcctcatagctgccaagaaagattatgtcctagaagcaccgctaggtgacgcacccatcccagagaaccaagacgttatgaacgcttggtagcagcgtgctgatgattactccctcattcagtgcggcatgctttacagcttagaaccggggctccaaaagcgtttgagcaacacggagcatatgagatgttcgaagagctgaaaatggttttccaagctcatgcccgggtcgagagatatgaagtctccgacaagttcttcagttgtaagatggaggaaaatagttctgtcagtgagcacatactcaaaatgtctgggttacacaaccgcttgactcagctgggagttaatctcccggatgacgcggtcattgacagaatccttcagtcgcttccaccgagctacaagagctttgtgatgaacttcaatatgcaggggatggaaaaggccattcctgaggtatattcaatgctgaaatcagcggaggtggagatcaaaaaggaacatcaagtgttgatggtgaataaaaccactaagttcaagaaaggcaagggtaagaagaacttcaaaagggacggcaagggagttgccgcgcccggtaagccagttgccgggaagaagccaaagaatggacccaagcctgagactgagtgcttttattgcaagggaagtggtcactggaagcggaactgccccaagtacttggcggacaagaaggccggcaacaccaaaggtatatgtgatatacatgtaattgatgtgtaccttaccagtactcgtagtagctcctgggtatttgataccggtgcggttgctcatatttgtaactcaaagcaggagctgcggaataaacggagactggcaaaggacgaggtgacgatgcgcgtcgggaatggttccaaggtcgatgtgatcaccgtcggcacgctacctctacatttacctacgggattagttttaaatctcaataattgttatttagtgccagctttgagcatgaacattgtatcaggatctcgtttaattcgagatggctactcatttaaatccgagaataatggttgttctatttatatgagagatatgttttatggtcatgccccgctggttaatggtttattcttaatgaatctcgaacgtagtgttacacatattcatagtgtgaataccaaaagatgtaaggttgataatgatagtcccacatacttgtggcactgccgtcttggtcacattggtgccaaacgcatgaagaagctccatgcagatggacttttggattctcttgattacgaatcatttgacacgtgcgaaccatgcctcatgggtaagatgaccaagactccgttctccggaacaatggagcgagcaaccaacttattggaaatcatacatactgatgtgtgcggtccaatgagtgttgaggctcgcggtggctatcgttatgttctcactctcactgatgacttgagtagatatgggtatgtctacctaatgaaacacaagtctgagacctttgaaaagttcaaggaatttcagagtgaggttgaaaatcaacgtgacaggaaaataaagttcttacgatcagatcgtggaggggaatatttgagtcacgaatttggcacacacttaaggaaatgtggaatagtttcacaactcacgccgcctggaacacctcagcaaaatggtgtgtccgaacgtcgtaatcgcactctattggatatggtgcgatctatgatgtctcttaccgatctaccgctctcattttggggctatgctttagagactgccgcattcactttaaatagggctccgtcgaaatccattgagatgacaccgtatgaattatggtttgggaagaaacctaagctgtcgtttctaaaagtttggggatgcgatgcttatgtcaagaaacttcaacctgaaaagctcgaacccaagtcggagaaatgcgtcttcataggataccctaaggaaaccattgggtataccttctacctcagatccgaaggcaagatctttgttgctaagaacggatcctttctggagaaagagtttctctcgaaagaagtaagtgggaggaaggtagagcttgatgaagtactgcctcttgaagcggaaagtagcgcagctcaggaaaatgttcctgtggtgcatgcaccgactagagaggaagttaatgatgatgatgatcaaggtacttcggatcaagctcctactaaacttcgtaggtccacaaggacacgacccgcgccagagtggtacgacaaccctgtcttggaaatcatgttgttagacaacggtgaaccttcgaactatgaagaagcgatggcgggcccagattccgacaaatggctagaagccatgaaatccgagataggatccatgtatgaaaacgaagtatggactttgactgacttgcccgatgatcggcgagccatagaaaataaatggatctttaagaagaagacagacgcggatggtaatgtgaccatctataaggctcgacttgtcgctaagggttatcgacaagttcaaggggttgactacgatgagactttctcacccgtagcgaagctgaagtccgtccgaatcatgttagcaattgccgcattctatgattatgagatatggcaaatggacgtcaaaacggcattccttaacggctttcttaaggaagaattgtatatgatgcagccggaaggttttgtcgatcctaagaatgctaacaaggtatgcaagctccagcgctccatctatgggctgctgcaagcatctcggagttggaacattcgatttgatgagatgatcaaagcgtttgggtttacacagacttatggagaagcctgtgtttacaagaaagtgagtgggagctctgtagcatttctcatattatatgtggatgacatactgtttatgggaaatgatatagaattcttgggaagcataaaggcctacttgaacaagtgtttttcaatgaaggaccttggagaagctgcttatatattaggcatcaagatctatagagatagatcaagacgcctcattggtctttcacaaagtacgtaccttgacaagatattgaagaagatcaatatggatcagtccaagaaggggttcttgccagtattgcaaggtgtgcaattgagcacggctcaatgcccgaccacgacagaaggtagagaaaagatgagtgttgTCCCCTATGCcccggccatagggtctattatgtatgccatgctgtgtaccagacctgatgtaaaccttgccgtaagtttggtaggaaggtaccaaagtaatcccggcatggaacactggacagcggtcaagaatatcctgaagtacctgaagaggactaaggatatgtttctcgtttatggaggtgacgaagagctcgtcgtaaagggttacgtcgatgctagctttgacacagatctggatgactctaagtcacaaaccggatacgtgtatattttgaatggtggggcagtaagctggtgcagttgcaagcaaagcgttgtggcgggatctacatgtgaagcggaatacatggcggcctcagaggcagcacaagaagcaatctgggtgaaggagttcattaccgacctaggagttattcccaatgcgtcgggcccgatgactctcttctgtgacaacactggagctattgcccttgccaaggagcccaggtttcacaggaagaccaggcatatcaagtgtcgcttcaactccactcgtgaaaatgttcaaaatggagacatagatatttgtaaagtacatacggacctgaatgtagcagatccattgactaaacctctccctagagcaaaacatgatcaacaccagaactctatgggtgttcgattcatcacaatgtaactagattattgactctagtgcaagtgggagactgttggaaatatgccctagaggcaataataaaatggttattattatatttccttgttcatgataattgtctattgttcatgctataattgtgttatccggaaatcgtaatacatgtgtgaatacatagaccagaacatgtccctagtgagcctctagttgactagctcgttgatcaacagatagtcatggtttcctgactac
The Aegilops tauschii subsp. strangulata cultivar AL8/78 chromosome 3, Aet v6.0, whole genome shotgun sequence genome window above contains:
- the LOC109766985 gene encoding ATP synthase small subunit 6-A, mitochondrial, which translates into the protein MARFDPWPVFFRREWARTWPFLAGFAVTGALVTKLTAGFTEEDLRASKFVQAHRR